The following proteins are co-located in the Panthera tigris isolate Pti1 chromosome F2, P.tigris_Pti1_mat1.1, whole genome shotgun sequence genome:
- the HSF1 gene encoding heat shock factor protein 1 isoform X2 — MDLPVGPGAAGPSNVPAFLTKLWTLVSDPDTDALICWSPSGNSFHVFDQGQFAKEVLPKYFKHNNMASFVRQLNMYGFRKVVHIEQGGLVKPERDDTEFQHPCFLRGQEQLLENIKRKVTSVSTLKNEDVKIRQDSVTKLLTDVQLMKGKQESMDSKLLAMKHENEALWREVASLRQKHAQQQKVVNKLIQFLISLVQSNRILGVKRKIPLMLNDSSAAHSMPKYGRQYSLEHIHGSGPYSAPSPAYSSSSLYSPDTVTNSGPIISDITELAPGSPLASPGGSVDERPVSSSPLVRVKEEPPSPPRSPRVEEASPGHPSSVVEIPLSPTALIDSILRESEPAPAAPATPLTDAGGRRPSPSPPPASAPEKCLSVACLDNLARAPQMSGVARLFPCPSSLHGRVQPGTELSDHLDAMDSNLDNLQTMLTSHGFSVDTSALLDLFSPSVTVPDMSLPDLDSSLASIQELLSPQEPPRPLEAENSSPDSGKQLVHYTAQPLFLVDPGSVDMGSSDLPVLFELGEGSYFSEGDDYADDPTISLLTGSEPPKAKDPTVS; from the exons AGCGGGAACAGCTTCCACGTGTTCGACCAGGGCCAGTTTGCCAAGGAGGTGCTGCCCAAGTACTTCAAGCACAACAATATGGCCAGCTTCGTGCGGCAGCTCAACATGT ACGGCTTCCGGAAGGTGGTCCACATTGAGCAGGGTGGCCTGGTCAAGCCAGAGAGGGACGACACTGAGTTCCAGCACCCGTGCTTCCTGCGTGGCCAGGAGCAGCTCCTTGAGAACATCAAGAGGAAAGTGACCAGC GTATCCACCCTGAAGAATGAGGACGTAAAGATCCGCCAAGACAGCGTCACCAAGCTGCTGACTGACGTCCAGCTCATGAAGGGGAAGCAGGAGAGCATGGACTCCAAACTCCTGGCCATGAAGCA CGAGAACGAGGCCCTGTGGCGGGAAGTGGCCAGCCTGCGGCAGAAGCACGCCCAGCAGCAGAAAGTCGTCAACAAG CTCATCCAGTTCCTCATCTCGCTGGTGCAGTCCAACCGGATCCTGGGGGTGAAGAGAAAGAT cccccTGATGCTGAACGACAGCAGTGCGGCACATTCCATGCCCAAGTACGGCCGCCAATACTCCCTGGAGCACATCCATGGCTCGGGCCCCTACTCG GCTCCCTCCCCGGCCTACAGCAGCTCCAGCCTCTACTCCCCAGACACCGTCACCAACTCCGGACCCATCATCTCCGACATCACCGAGCTGGCCCCCGGCAGCCCTTTGGCCTCCCCAGGCGGAAGCGTAGATGAGAG GCCAGTGTCCAGCAGCCCCCTGGTACGCGTCAAGGAGGAGCCCCCGAGTCCTCCTCGGAGCCCCCGGGTGGAGGAGGCCAGTCCTGGACACCCGTCCTCTGTTGTGGAGATACCCCTGTCCCCGACCGCCCTCATTGACTCCATCCTGCGGGAAAGCGAGCCTGCCCCTGCCGCCCCGGCCACACCCCTCACGGACGCGGGGGGCCGTCGCCCCTCACCCTCGCCCCCACCTGCCTCGGCCCCTGAGAAGTGCCTCAGCGTAGCCTGCCTGGACAA TTTGGCTCGCGCTCCACAGATGTCTGGGGTCGCCcgcctcttcccctgcccctcctctctgcaTGGCCGAGTCCAGCCAGG GACCGAGCTCAGTGACCACTTGGACGCCATGGACTCCAATCTGGACAACCTGCAGACCATGCTGACAAGCCACGGCTTCAGTGTGGACACTAGCGCCCTGCTGGAC CTGTTCAGCCCCTCAGTGACAGTGCCCGACATGAGCCTGCCCGACCTTGACAGCAGCCTGGCCAGC ATCCAGGAGCTCCTCtctccccaggagccccccaggccccttgAGGCAGAGAACAGCAGCCCTGACTCAG gGAAGCAGCTGGTGCACTACACGGCGCAACCCCTGTTCTTGGTGGACCCGGGCTCCGTGGACATGGGAAGCAGCGACCTGCCCGTGCTCTTCGAGCTGGGGGAGGGTTCCTACTTCTCGGAGGGGGACGACTACGCAGATGACCCCACCATCTCCCTGCTGACGGGCTCTGAACCCCCCAAAGCCAAGGACCCCACTGTCTCCTAG
- the HSF1 gene encoding heat shock factor protein 1 isoform X4 produces MDLPVGPGAAGPSNVPAFLTKLWTLVSDPDTDALICWSPSGNSFHVFDQGQFAKEVLPKYFKHNNMASFVRQLNMYGFRKVVHIEQGGLVKPERDDTEFQHPCFLRGQEQLLENIKRKVTSVSTLKNEDVKIRQDSVTKLLTDVQLMKGKQESMDSKLLAMKHENEALWREVASLRQKHAQQQKVVNKLIQFLISLVQSNRILGVKRKIPLMLNDSSAAHSMPKYGRQYSLEHIHGSGPYSAPSPAYSSSSLYSPDTVTNSGPIISDITELAPGSPLASPGGSVDERPVSSSPLVRVKEEPPSPPRSPRVEEASPGHPSSVVEIPLSPTALIDSILRESEPAPAAPATPLTDAGGRRPSPSPPPASAPEKCLSVACLDKTELSDHLDAMDSNLDNLQTMLTSHGFSVDTSALLDLFSPSVTVPDMSLPDLDSSLASIQELLSPQEPPRPLEAENSSPDSGKQLVHYTAQPLFLVDPGSVDMGSSDLPVLFELGEGSYFSEGDDYADDPTISLLTGSEPPKAKDPTVS; encoded by the exons AGCGGGAACAGCTTCCACGTGTTCGACCAGGGCCAGTTTGCCAAGGAGGTGCTGCCCAAGTACTTCAAGCACAACAATATGGCCAGCTTCGTGCGGCAGCTCAACATGT ACGGCTTCCGGAAGGTGGTCCACATTGAGCAGGGTGGCCTGGTCAAGCCAGAGAGGGACGACACTGAGTTCCAGCACCCGTGCTTCCTGCGTGGCCAGGAGCAGCTCCTTGAGAACATCAAGAGGAAAGTGACCAGC GTATCCACCCTGAAGAATGAGGACGTAAAGATCCGCCAAGACAGCGTCACCAAGCTGCTGACTGACGTCCAGCTCATGAAGGGGAAGCAGGAGAGCATGGACTCCAAACTCCTGGCCATGAAGCA CGAGAACGAGGCCCTGTGGCGGGAAGTGGCCAGCCTGCGGCAGAAGCACGCCCAGCAGCAGAAAGTCGTCAACAAG CTCATCCAGTTCCTCATCTCGCTGGTGCAGTCCAACCGGATCCTGGGGGTGAAGAGAAAGAT cccccTGATGCTGAACGACAGCAGTGCGGCACATTCCATGCCCAAGTACGGCCGCCAATACTCCCTGGAGCACATCCATGGCTCGGGCCCCTACTCG GCTCCCTCCCCGGCCTACAGCAGCTCCAGCCTCTACTCCCCAGACACCGTCACCAACTCCGGACCCATCATCTCCGACATCACCGAGCTGGCCCCCGGCAGCCCTTTGGCCTCCCCAGGCGGAAGCGTAGATGAGAG GCCAGTGTCCAGCAGCCCCCTGGTACGCGTCAAGGAGGAGCCCCCGAGTCCTCCTCGGAGCCCCCGGGTGGAGGAGGCCAGTCCTGGACACCCGTCCTCTGTTGTGGAGATACCCCTGTCCCCGACCGCCCTCATTGACTCCATCCTGCGGGAAAGCGAGCCTGCCCCTGCCGCCCCGGCCACACCCCTCACGGACGCGGGGGGCCGTCGCCCCTCACCCTCGCCCCCACCTGCCTCGGCCCCTGAGAAGTGCCTCAGCGTAGCCTGCCTGGACAA GACCGAGCTCAGTGACCACTTGGACGCCATGGACTCCAATCTGGACAACCTGCAGACCATGCTGACAAGCCACGGCTTCAGTGTGGACACTAGCGCCCTGCTGGAC CTGTTCAGCCCCTCAGTGACAGTGCCCGACATGAGCCTGCCCGACCTTGACAGCAGCCTGGCCAGC ATCCAGGAGCTCCTCtctccccaggagccccccaggccccttgAGGCAGAGAACAGCAGCCCTGACTCAG gGAAGCAGCTGGTGCACTACACGGCGCAACCCCTGTTCTTGGTGGACCCGGGCTCCGTGGACATGGGAAGCAGCGACCTGCCCGTGCTCTTCGAGCTGGGGGAGGGTTCCTACTTCTCGGAGGGGGACGACTACGCAGATGACCCCACCATCTCCCTGCTGACGGGCTCTGAACCCCCCAAAGCCAAGGACCCCACTGTCTCCTAG
- the HSF1 gene encoding heat shock factor protein 1 isoform X1 translates to MDLPVGPGAAGPSNVPAFLTKLWTLVSDPDTDALICWSPQSGNSFHVFDQGQFAKEVLPKYFKHNNMASFVRQLNMYGFRKVVHIEQGGLVKPERDDTEFQHPCFLRGQEQLLENIKRKVTSVSTLKNEDVKIRQDSVTKLLTDVQLMKGKQESMDSKLLAMKHENEALWREVASLRQKHAQQQKVVNKLIQFLISLVQSNRILGVKRKIPLMLNDSSAAHSMPKYGRQYSLEHIHGSGPYSAPSPAYSSSSLYSPDTVTNSGPIISDITELAPGSPLASPGGSVDERPVSSSPLVRVKEEPPSPPRSPRVEEASPGHPSSVVEIPLSPTALIDSILRESEPAPAAPATPLTDAGGRRPSPSPPPASAPEKCLSVACLDNLARAPQMSGVARLFPCPSSLHGRVQPGTELSDHLDAMDSNLDNLQTMLTSHGFSVDTSALLDLFSPSVTVPDMSLPDLDSSLASIQELLSPQEPPRPLEAENSSPDSGKQLVHYTAQPLFLVDPGSVDMGSSDLPVLFELGEGSYFSEGDDYADDPTISLLTGSEPPKAKDPTVS, encoded by the exons CAGAGCGGGAACAGCTTCCACGTGTTCGACCAGGGCCAGTTTGCCAAGGAGGTGCTGCCCAAGTACTTCAAGCACAACAATATGGCCAGCTTCGTGCGGCAGCTCAACATGT ACGGCTTCCGGAAGGTGGTCCACATTGAGCAGGGTGGCCTGGTCAAGCCAGAGAGGGACGACACTGAGTTCCAGCACCCGTGCTTCCTGCGTGGCCAGGAGCAGCTCCTTGAGAACATCAAGAGGAAAGTGACCAGC GTATCCACCCTGAAGAATGAGGACGTAAAGATCCGCCAAGACAGCGTCACCAAGCTGCTGACTGACGTCCAGCTCATGAAGGGGAAGCAGGAGAGCATGGACTCCAAACTCCTGGCCATGAAGCA CGAGAACGAGGCCCTGTGGCGGGAAGTGGCCAGCCTGCGGCAGAAGCACGCCCAGCAGCAGAAAGTCGTCAACAAG CTCATCCAGTTCCTCATCTCGCTGGTGCAGTCCAACCGGATCCTGGGGGTGAAGAGAAAGAT cccccTGATGCTGAACGACAGCAGTGCGGCACATTCCATGCCCAAGTACGGCCGCCAATACTCCCTGGAGCACATCCATGGCTCGGGCCCCTACTCG GCTCCCTCCCCGGCCTACAGCAGCTCCAGCCTCTACTCCCCAGACACCGTCACCAACTCCGGACCCATCATCTCCGACATCACCGAGCTGGCCCCCGGCAGCCCTTTGGCCTCCCCAGGCGGAAGCGTAGATGAGAG GCCAGTGTCCAGCAGCCCCCTGGTACGCGTCAAGGAGGAGCCCCCGAGTCCTCCTCGGAGCCCCCGGGTGGAGGAGGCCAGTCCTGGACACCCGTCCTCTGTTGTGGAGATACCCCTGTCCCCGACCGCCCTCATTGACTCCATCCTGCGGGAAAGCGAGCCTGCCCCTGCCGCCCCGGCCACACCCCTCACGGACGCGGGGGGCCGTCGCCCCTCACCCTCGCCCCCACCTGCCTCGGCCCCTGAGAAGTGCCTCAGCGTAGCCTGCCTGGACAA TTTGGCTCGCGCTCCACAGATGTCTGGGGTCGCCcgcctcttcccctgcccctcctctctgcaTGGCCGAGTCCAGCCAGG GACCGAGCTCAGTGACCACTTGGACGCCATGGACTCCAATCTGGACAACCTGCAGACCATGCTGACAAGCCACGGCTTCAGTGTGGACACTAGCGCCCTGCTGGAC CTGTTCAGCCCCTCAGTGACAGTGCCCGACATGAGCCTGCCCGACCTTGACAGCAGCCTGGCCAGC ATCCAGGAGCTCCTCtctccccaggagccccccaggccccttgAGGCAGAGAACAGCAGCCCTGACTCAG gGAAGCAGCTGGTGCACTACACGGCGCAACCCCTGTTCTTGGTGGACCCGGGCTCCGTGGACATGGGAAGCAGCGACCTGCCCGTGCTCTTCGAGCTGGGGGAGGGTTCCTACTTCTCGGAGGGGGACGACTACGCAGATGACCCCACCATCTCCCTGCTGACGGGCTCTGAACCCCCCAAAGCCAAGGACCCCACTGTCTCCTAG
- the DGAT1 gene encoding diacylglycerol O-acyltransferase 1 isoform X2 produces the protein MLCGASWWHGSWGGVGPQTERAGSWVWALPQPCCGPSSTSVSPGGPGRDVRVCLCVPDLSSRCHRLQDSLFSSDSGFSNYRGILNWCVVMLILSNARLFLENLIKYGILVDPIQVVSLFLKDPYSWPALCLVIVANVFAVAAFQVEKRLAVGALTEQAGLLLHVVNLATILCFPAAVALLLESITPVGSVLALMVYTILFLKLVSYRDVNLWCRERKAKAKAKSASAGKKANGGAAPCTVSYPDNLTYRDLYYFLFAPTLCYELNFPRSPRIRKRFLLRRLLEMLFLTQLQVGLIQQWMVPTIQNSMKPFKDMDYSRIVERLLKLAVPNHLIWLIFFYWFFHSCMNAVAELMQFGDREFYRDWWNSESVTYFWQNWNIPVHKWCLRHFYKPMLRRGSSKWVARMGVFFASAFFHEYLVSIPLHMFRLWAFTGMMAQIPLAWIVSRFFQGNYGNAAVWLTLIIGQPVAVLMYVHDYYVLNYEAPVVGA, from the exons GCTTCCTGGTGGCACggcagctggggtggggtggggccgcAAACCGAGAGAGCTGGGAGCTGGGTCTGGGCCTTGCCCCAGCCGTGCTGTGGCCCTTCCTCTACCTCTGTGTCACCCGGAGGACCAGGCAGGGATGTGAGAGTCTGCTTATGTGTCCCCGACCTCAGCAGTAG GTGCCACCGCCTGCAAGATTCTTTGTTCAGCTCTGACAGTGGCTTTAGCAACTATCGTGGGATCCTGAATTGGTGTGTGGTGATGCTG ATCTTGAGCAATGCACGGTTATTTTTAGAAAACCTCATCAA gtaTGGCATCTTGGTGGACCCCATCCAGGTGGTGTCTCTGTTCCTGAAGGACCCCTACAGCTGGCCTGCCCTGTGCCTAGTTATTG TGGCCAATGTCTTTGCTGTGGCTGCATTCCAGGTGGAGAAGCGCCTGGCAGTG ggtgcCTTGACGGAACAGGCAGGGTTGCTGCTGCACGTGGTCAACCTGGCCACCATTCTCTGCTTCCCGGCTGCTGTGGCCTTGCTGCTTGAGTCCATCACTCCAG tgggctccgtgctggctcTGATGGTGTACACCATCCTCTTCCTCAAGCTCGTCTCCTACCGGGACGTCAACCTGTGGTGCCGAGAGCGAAAAGCCAAGGCCAAAGCCAAGTCTG CTTCTGCAGGTAAGAAGGCCAACGGGGGAGCGGCCCCGTGCACCGTGAGCTACCCAGACAACCTGACCTACCGTG ATCTGTACTACTTCCTCTTTGCTCCTACTCTGTGCTACGAGCTCAACTTTCCCCGTTCTCCCCGCATCCGGAAGCGCTTCCTGCTGCGGCGGCTCCTTGAGATG CTGTTCTTGACTCAGCTGCAGGTGGGGCTGATCCAGCAG TGGATGGTCCCCACCATCCAGAACTCCATGAAGCCTTTCAAG GATATGGATTATTCACGCATCGTTGAGCGCCTGCTGAAGCTGGCG GTCCCCAACCACCTCATCTGGCTCATCTTCTTCTACTGGTTCTTCCACTCGTGCATGAACGCCGTGGCTGAGCTCATGCAGTTTGGAGACCGGGAGTTCTACCGGGACTGGTG GAACTCTGAGTCCGTCACTTACTTCTGGCAGAACTGGAACATCCCTGTGCACAAGTGGTGCCTCAG gCACTTCTACAAGCCCATGCTTCGACGGGGCAGCAGCAAGTGGGTAGCCAGGATGGGGGTGTTCTTTGCCTCGGCCTTCTTCCATGAG TACCTGGTGAGCATCCCCCTGCACATGTTCCGCCTCTGGGCCTTCACAGGCATGATGGCTCAG ATACCCCTGGCATGGATAGTGAGCCGCTTCTTCCAGGGAAACTACGGCAACGCAGCTGTGTGGCTGACGCTCATCATTGGGCAGCCAGTGGCCGTGCTCATGTACGTCCACGACTACTACGTGCTCAACTACGAGGCCCCGGTGGTCGGGGCCTGA
- the DGAT1 gene encoding diacylglycerol O-acyltransferase 1 isoform X3, which produces MLILSNARLFLENLIKYGILVDPIQVVSLFLKDPYSWPALCLVIVANVFAVAAFQVEKRLAVGALTEQAGLLLHVVNLATILCFPAAVALLLESITPVGSVLALMVYTILFLKLVSYRDVNLWCRERKAKAKAKSASAGKKANGGAAPCTVSYPDNLTYRDLYYFLFAPTLCYELNFPRSPRIRKRFLLRRLLEMLFLTQLQVGLIQQWMVPTIQNSMKPFKDMDYSRIVERLLKLAVPNHLIWLIFFYWFFHSCMNAVAELMQFGDREFYRDWWNSESVTYFWQNWNIPVHKWCLRHFYKPMLRRGSSKWVARMGVFFASAFFHEYLVSIPLHMFRLWAFTGMMAQIPLAWIVSRFFQGNYGNAAVWLTLIIGQPVAVLMYVHDYYVLNYEAPVVGA; this is translated from the exons ATGCTG ATCTTGAGCAATGCACGGTTATTTTTAGAAAACCTCATCAA gtaTGGCATCTTGGTGGACCCCATCCAGGTGGTGTCTCTGTTCCTGAAGGACCCCTACAGCTGGCCTGCCCTGTGCCTAGTTATTG TGGCCAATGTCTTTGCTGTGGCTGCATTCCAGGTGGAGAAGCGCCTGGCAGTG ggtgcCTTGACGGAACAGGCAGGGTTGCTGCTGCACGTGGTCAACCTGGCCACCATTCTCTGCTTCCCGGCTGCTGTGGCCTTGCTGCTTGAGTCCATCACTCCAG tgggctccgtgctggctcTGATGGTGTACACCATCCTCTTCCTCAAGCTCGTCTCCTACCGGGACGTCAACCTGTGGTGCCGAGAGCGAAAAGCCAAGGCCAAAGCCAAGTCTG CTTCTGCAGGTAAGAAGGCCAACGGGGGAGCGGCCCCGTGCACCGTGAGCTACCCAGACAACCTGACCTACCGTG ATCTGTACTACTTCCTCTTTGCTCCTACTCTGTGCTACGAGCTCAACTTTCCCCGTTCTCCCCGCATCCGGAAGCGCTTCCTGCTGCGGCGGCTCCTTGAGATG CTGTTCTTGACTCAGCTGCAGGTGGGGCTGATCCAGCAG TGGATGGTCCCCACCATCCAGAACTCCATGAAGCCTTTCAAG GATATGGATTATTCACGCATCGTTGAGCGCCTGCTGAAGCTGGCG GTCCCCAACCACCTCATCTGGCTCATCTTCTTCTACTGGTTCTTCCACTCGTGCATGAACGCCGTGGCTGAGCTCATGCAGTTTGGAGACCGGGAGTTCTACCGGGACTGGTG GAACTCTGAGTCCGTCACTTACTTCTGGCAGAACTGGAACATCCCTGTGCACAAGTGGTGCCTCAG gCACTTCTACAAGCCCATGCTTCGACGGGGCAGCAGCAAGTGGGTAGCCAGGATGGGGGTGTTCTTTGCCTCGGCCTTCTTCCATGAG TACCTGGTGAGCATCCCCCTGCACATGTTCCGCCTCTGGGCCTTCACAGGCATGATGGCTCAG ATACCCCTGGCATGGATAGTGAGCCGCTTCTTCCAGGGAAACTACGGCAACGCAGCTGTGTGGCTGACGCTCATCATTGGGCAGCCAGTGGCCGTGCTCATGTACGTCCACGACTACTACGTGCTCAACTACGAGGCCCCGGTGGTCGGGGCCTGA
- the HSF1 gene encoding heat shock factor protein 1 isoform X3 produces MDLPVGPGAAGPSNVPAFLTKLWTLVSDPDTDALICWSPQSGNSFHVFDQGQFAKEVLPKYFKHNNMASFVRQLNMYGFRKVVHIEQGGLVKPERDDTEFQHPCFLRGQEQLLENIKRKVTSVSTLKNEDVKIRQDSVTKLLTDVQLMKGKQESMDSKLLAMKHENEALWREVASLRQKHAQQQKVVNKLIQFLISLVQSNRILGVKRKIPLMLNDSSAAHSMPKYGRQYSLEHIHGSGPYSAPSPAYSSSSLYSPDTVTNSGPIISDITELAPGSPLASPGGSVDERPVSSSPLVRVKEEPPSPPRSPRVEEASPGHPSSVVEIPLSPTALIDSILRESEPAPAAPATPLTDAGGRRPSPSPPPASAPEKCLSVACLDKTELSDHLDAMDSNLDNLQTMLTSHGFSVDTSALLDLFSPSVTVPDMSLPDLDSSLASIQELLSPQEPPRPLEAENSSPDSGKQLVHYTAQPLFLVDPGSVDMGSSDLPVLFELGEGSYFSEGDDYADDPTISLLTGSEPPKAKDPTVS; encoded by the exons CAGAGCGGGAACAGCTTCCACGTGTTCGACCAGGGCCAGTTTGCCAAGGAGGTGCTGCCCAAGTACTTCAAGCACAACAATATGGCCAGCTTCGTGCGGCAGCTCAACATGT ACGGCTTCCGGAAGGTGGTCCACATTGAGCAGGGTGGCCTGGTCAAGCCAGAGAGGGACGACACTGAGTTCCAGCACCCGTGCTTCCTGCGTGGCCAGGAGCAGCTCCTTGAGAACATCAAGAGGAAAGTGACCAGC GTATCCACCCTGAAGAATGAGGACGTAAAGATCCGCCAAGACAGCGTCACCAAGCTGCTGACTGACGTCCAGCTCATGAAGGGGAAGCAGGAGAGCATGGACTCCAAACTCCTGGCCATGAAGCA CGAGAACGAGGCCCTGTGGCGGGAAGTGGCCAGCCTGCGGCAGAAGCACGCCCAGCAGCAGAAAGTCGTCAACAAG CTCATCCAGTTCCTCATCTCGCTGGTGCAGTCCAACCGGATCCTGGGGGTGAAGAGAAAGAT cccccTGATGCTGAACGACAGCAGTGCGGCACATTCCATGCCCAAGTACGGCCGCCAATACTCCCTGGAGCACATCCATGGCTCGGGCCCCTACTCG GCTCCCTCCCCGGCCTACAGCAGCTCCAGCCTCTACTCCCCAGACACCGTCACCAACTCCGGACCCATCATCTCCGACATCACCGAGCTGGCCCCCGGCAGCCCTTTGGCCTCCCCAGGCGGAAGCGTAGATGAGAG GCCAGTGTCCAGCAGCCCCCTGGTACGCGTCAAGGAGGAGCCCCCGAGTCCTCCTCGGAGCCCCCGGGTGGAGGAGGCCAGTCCTGGACACCCGTCCTCTGTTGTGGAGATACCCCTGTCCCCGACCGCCCTCATTGACTCCATCCTGCGGGAAAGCGAGCCTGCCCCTGCCGCCCCGGCCACACCCCTCACGGACGCGGGGGGCCGTCGCCCCTCACCCTCGCCCCCACCTGCCTCGGCCCCTGAGAAGTGCCTCAGCGTAGCCTGCCTGGACAA GACCGAGCTCAGTGACCACTTGGACGCCATGGACTCCAATCTGGACAACCTGCAGACCATGCTGACAAGCCACGGCTTCAGTGTGGACACTAGCGCCCTGCTGGAC CTGTTCAGCCCCTCAGTGACAGTGCCCGACATGAGCCTGCCCGACCTTGACAGCAGCCTGGCCAGC ATCCAGGAGCTCCTCtctccccaggagccccccaggccccttgAGGCAGAGAACAGCAGCCCTGACTCAG gGAAGCAGCTGGTGCACTACACGGCGCAACCCCTGTTCTTGGTGGACCCGGGCTCCGTGGACATGGGAAGCAGCGACCTGCCCGTGCTCTTCGAGCTGGGGGAGGGTTCCTACTTCTCGGAGGGGGACGACTACGCAGATGACCCCACCATCTCCCTGCTGACGGGCTCTGAACCCCCCAAAGCCAAGGACCCCACTGTCTCCTAG